The Acidimicrobiales bacterium sequence TCTCGCGATTCAGGTTGGCATCGAAGGAGAAGTACGCGGGCGGCGCGCTCTGACCGTCGGTCACCACCGCCACGAACTCCTCCCGGCTCATCGGCGCGACCGCGTAGTTGGTGGCCCGCTGGTCACCGATCGTGGACGTGGTCTCGGTCGAGAGGTTCTTGCCGCACGCCGATCCGGCACCGTGGGCGGGGAACACACGGGTGGCGTCCGGCAGGGTCATCAGCTGCTCGTGGAGTGAGTCGTAGAGCATCGATCCGAGGTCGTCGCTGGTGACCCCGCGCGATGCCAGCAGATCGGGGCGTCCGACGTCACCGATGAAGAGGGTGTCGCCGGTGAGCACGCCGTAGGGCACCTCCCCGCCGTCGTGGACGACGATCGAGATCGACTCCGGCGTGTGCCCGGGGGTGTGGCGGATCTCGAGCTCGACCGAGCCGAGATCGATGCGCTCACCGTGTTCGAGTTTGCGGATGTCGAACTCCGCGTCGGCTCGGGACCCGTAGGCGATCTCCGCGCCCGTCGCAGCGGCGAGCTCCAGATGACCGGACAGGAAGTCGGCGTGGAAGTGGGTCTCGATCACCATCTCGATCGTGAGGCCGTGCTCCGCGGCCGACTCGAGATAGGGGGCGACATCCCGGCGCGGGTCCACGACGACGGCGCGGCCGGTGTCCTCGTCGCCGATCAGGTACGAGGCCTGCGACAGGCACTCGAGATAGTGCTGCTCGAAGATCATCGTCGCCGCTCCTCCAAATGTCCGTACATTCCGCATGTTACACCGCGCCCCGACGGGCGACCGGAGGTGTCTCGTCAGTTTTGGTTGACGAATCGGCGCGCGCGTCAAGCAAAACTGACGAGACACCCCACGCGAGGTCAGGCCCCGGGTCGCGGCGCGCGCTCGAGCACCGTGATCGGATCACGAAGATCGTCGATGTAGCCGAGGGCGTAGGCGCCCATCCGGTAGCCCATCAATCGCTGGAGCTCCTCGGGGAAGGTCGCGGCGACGGGCTGGGGCACCGACAGGTACTGGTTCTCCTCCTGGCGCAGGAAGCTCACGTTGTACGTGATGTTGATCGCGCGCCGGTGGGCGTCGGTCGTGTTGGGTCCGCCGCCGTGGTACACGGAGCCGCTGTAGAACAGCACCGAACCCCGCGTCATCTCCGCCGGGACGGTGTCCTCGATGCCGAACCGGAGTCCGTCCTCGCGGCGACTGCTGCCGACGACGATGCGGGTCGCCCCGTTCGCCTCCGTGAAGTCGTCGCCGGCCCAGATGGTGTTGCACTGCACCTCGTATCCGGACGGGAACGGGAAGAAGTCGAACGCCCACTGGTCGCGGTGGATCTGCTGCTCGGCGGCCCCCGGTCCGATGTCGATGATCTGGGTGAGGTGGAGCTGGTAGCTGGTGACGTGGCCGAGGAAGTCATCACAGGTCGCCAGCACCGTGGGATGCATCACGAACTCCCGGCTCGTGACGGATCGGGCGAGGAGGCCACCGGTGCGGCGGGTCGTGACACCGGTAAACGCGTCGGGGCCGACCGGGGTCGCGTCGACGAACGGCTGCATCTCGTCGAAGAACGCGTCGAGCTGCGCCTCGTCGGCCAGGTCGTCGACGATCACGCCCCCGTCCCGCCGGAGCACCTCGGCGATCTCCGCGCCGGTGGCCGTCGGAGGCAGATGGGTGAGCATGACGGAACGGTAGTCGCGGCGCGATCCATGCGACCATGGCCCGATGCGGATCGTCTTCTTCCTCTACGAGGGCCTGACCACGCTCGACGTGATCGGCCCCCACGACGTCCTCGCCCGGCTCCCGGGGGCAGAGGCGATCTCGGTCTCGAAGGACGGCGGCCCGGTCAACGCCGACACGGGCGCGCTCGGGCTCACCCCGACCCACGCGATGGCCGATGTCGAGGCCTGCGACGTCCTCGTAGTGCCCGGAGGCCTGGAGGGCACGTTCGCCGCCGCGGCCGACGAAGAGATCCTGGACTGGATCCGCGCGGTGACCGCCGAGGCCACCTGGATCACGTCGGTCTGCACCGGCTCGCTCATCCTGGGCGCGGCCGGTCTCCTGGCCGGGAAGCGGGCGACCACCCATTGGGCGGCGATCGACCTGCTCGCGAACTCGGGTGCCGAACCGGTACGCGAGCGGGTGGTGTTCGACGGGAACATCGTGACCGGTGCCGGCGTGTCCGCCGGGATCGACATGGCGCTCACCCTTGCCGCCGCGATCGCCGGCGACGACACCGCGAAAGCGCTCCAGCTCGGGATCGAATACGACCCCCACCCGCCGTTCGACTGCGGCTCGCCCGACAAGGCGTCCGACGAGCTGATCGCCCTCGCCGGTGCCGCGCTGAGCTGAGCTGAGCTGAGCTGAGCCCGACTGAGCCGAGCTACTCCATCGACATCATCTGGCGAGTGCGTTCGAGTGAATCGACGCACTCCTCGACCATCTCGAAGATGACGTCCGCGCTGCGCTTGACCTTGTTCATCGTGCCCACGATCTGACCCACCGGATTGAACGCGACCTGCTGGGCCTTGTCCGGATAGCGGCCGCTGCGCACCATCGCCTCGCGGACGGCCATCATCTGCAACGGCATGCCGAGCGTGTCCGGCGTGTCGGCCCGCTCCCACGATTCCGTCCAGTCGTTGCGCAACATGCGGCACGGCTTGCCGGTGTAGCTCCGGCTGCGGACGGTGTCCTTGCTGGTGGCATCGAGGTACGACTGGATCTGGGCCGGGGTGCCGGCCGCCTCCTCGACCGCGAGCCACAGCGAGCCCGTCCACACGCCGGCCGCCCCCATCGACAGCGCAGCAGCCATCTGGCGCCCGTTGCCGATACCCCCGGCCGCGAGGACCGGGATCGGCGAGACCGCGTCGATGACCTGCGGCCACAGCACCACCGAGCCGATGTCGCCGGTGTGCCCTCCGCCCTCGTAGCCCTGGGCGATCACGAAGTCGAGACCGGCCGCCGCGTGGCGGCTGGCCTGCGCCGGCGTGCCGCACAGCGCGCCCACCGCGCGTCCGGACGCCTGGATCTGCTCGACGAGATCAGGCGGCGGCGTGCCGAGGGCGTTGGCGACCATGACGACGTTGTCGTGGCGGAGGATCTCCTCGACCTGCGGAACCGCGGTGGCCGCGTTCCATCCCATGAGGCCGCTGCCCAGCTCCTCGTCCTCGGGCAGCTCGGGCACCCCGTGCTTGTCGAGCATGTCGCGCACGAAGTCCTTGTGCTCCTCCGGGATCATCCCCTGGAGGTCCTTGGTGAGCTTGCCGAGGTCCATCTCGCCGGCATCGCCGTCGTACTTCTGGGGCAGGACGATGTCGACGGCATAGGGCTTGTCGCCGATGTGCTCGTCGATCCAGTCGAGTTCGACCTTCAGCTGCTCGACGCTGAACCCGACCGCGCCGAGCACGCCGAGACCACCCGCCTTGCTGACCGCCACCACGACATCGCGACAATGGGTGAAGGCGTAGATCGGAAACTCGATACCGAAGCGCTCGGTCAGTTCGTTCTGCATACCGCCGACGCTACGCCTCACCCCGCCCCGCGAGAAAGTACGCCGGGGTCAGACCCCCGTACTTTCTCCGTGCGTGTGGCGGGCGGCGGGCATCCAGTTCTTGCCGGCGGTGGCGTCGATGCGGGCGATGAACGCGTCGTGGTGGGGTTCCAGCAGCTCGCAGAACGCGAGCGTGTTGGCCTCGCCGAACGCCTCCCACAGCTGCGCACAGATCTCGTCGGTCCGCTGCTCGATGTCATGGCGGAGGGTGCGGGCTTCGTCGGTGAACACCCGGTCGACGGCGAGGCCCTTTCGTTCGAGGCGGGCCCATCCTCTCGCGATCTCCTCGTCCGTCGCGCCGCGACTGCGGACGATCCACTCGGCCTCCTCATAGTCGACCATCACGTTGTGGATCAGGCCGACCTCGGCCCCGTTCAGGTCCGCCGAGGCGTTCAGCGCCCAGTGGGTGTCGCCTCGCCACTCGCGGATGCAGTTGAAGGCGAGCCATGCCGACAGCGCGGGATCACCCGCGTGACGTTCGGCGCGGTCGCGATGGGCGGCGAACAACACCCGCGCTCCGTTGTGCAGCCCGTCCACCACCTCCCACGCGTCGACGGCGAGGGGCGCGAGTCCCTCCGCGATCGCAGGCGAGATCTCCGCGAGGCCGGGGAGCACCCGCGCGTCGCGGGCGAGCATCACGGACTCGGGGTCGGTGTGCTCGCGCATGAGGTCCATCCCCATGCCGAGAAACGGCTCGCTGATCGAATACGCCGTCGCCCCGAGGACCCCGTTGCTGGCACCGGCGAGGGGTGCGAACCGGGAGCCCACGTAGTAGCCGATGCCGTCGGGCACGCCGAGCTCGCCGTACATCTCGGCGGCCGTCGGATCGAAGTAGATCCACCCGATCAGGTCGTGGCACGCCCGTGACCCCCGTTGCGCGAGCGCGGCCCAGTCGGTCATCTCAGCCCTCCCCGACTGCGGGCAACACCTTGTCGACCACCATCTCCATCGACGACCACGCGGCATCGATCGGCATCCCGCCGCAGAGCGGATGCAACGACAGGGCGCCGGTCTCCCGGATGCGATCGACGGCCTGCTCGGGGGTGAGGAACTGGTAGATGCCTTCGGCGCGTAGCTCCTCGACGGAGCTCGCATGCGTGTGGACGGCCGAGGTCTGTCCGGGCGGTTGCCACGAGTCGTAGGTCGATGCCTCGAACCAGAAGTGTTCGCCCAACTCGGCCCATGCCTTGTCGGGATCCTCCACCACGTTGACCATCGCGACCTGCTCGGGCGCGATGCAGAACCCGGCGGTGCCGTGCTTCTCGCACTCCTCGTAGTACAGCGCCTCGATCTCCGGCAGGGGCGCGGGCAGCTGCAGCGGGAGTCCGAACCGGGCCGCTCGTTTCGCGGCGGCCGGGCTGGACCCGCCGACCATCACCATCGGGTGCGGGCGGGAGTACGGCATCGGACCCACCTGGATCGTCTCGCCGTTGATCTCGAACGGCTCACCGGACCAGACCTTCAGCATCGTCTCGAGACACTCGTCGAGGATCTTGCCCCGCCGCTTCCACTCGAGCCCGAGCGCCGCGTACTCCGCCGGCCGGTAGCCGATGCCCGTCGTGATCGAGAGCCGTCCCTTCGAGACCAGGTCGATGACGCTCATCTGCTGGGCGAGGCGAACGGGGTCGTGGAGGGGGACGAGCAGCGCCGTGATGGCGACCGACAGGTTCTCGGTGCGGTTCAGGATCATCGCCGCGGTGAGCAGCGGCGTCGGGCTCCAGCCCATCGGCGTGGCCGTGTGTTCCTCGGTGCTGACCATCGCGAATCCGTGCCTGTCCGCGTACTCGGCGAGATCGATGCCGGCCCGGTAGCGGTCGCTCATGTGCTGGGGATCCGTGGGGTCCGGGTGCACGAAGTTCAACCGCATCAACATGAACGCCACAGGAGATCTCCTCGTAATTCCGCACGGCCGGACCCGGCCGTGGCGCGAGACTATGGCTCTCTCGAAGGAGAGTCATCATCCATGCCTGCCCCGCTGATCATCCTCACCGGTCCTCCCGGCACCGGGAAGTCGACGGCCGCGGAGCGACTGTCCGCCACATTCGATCGGTCGGCCCTCGTCGGGGGGGACTTCTTCCTGGAGGCGCTGCGGGCCGGGAAGATCGAGCCGTGGTTACCCGCGTCGCACGATCAGAACACCCGGGTCATGGAGATCACCGCACGTACCGCGCGCGACTACGCCACCGCCGGCTGGACGACGGTGCTCGAGGGCATCGTGGGTCCCTGGTTCCTTCCGACCGTCCTCGCCGAAGTCGGCGCACTCGAGGTGCACTATCTGGTACTGACCGCACCGCTCGACGTGTGCCGGACGCGGGTGCGGATCCGCAGCCGCGGTTCGATGTCGGCCATCGTCGAGAAGATGCACGCGGAGTTCGAGACGCACGCGCCCGACGATCGGCATCTCGTGGACGCGGACCGCCCCCGCGAGGAGATCGTCGCCGACCTCGCCGCCCGCGTCGCATCACGCGACGCGCTGGTGTCAGAAGGGTGACGCGACGCCGGATCGACCGGCCGGGGTGAAGATCACCGGCATCGTCACCACGCCCGTCATCAGGAGGTTGCCGGGATAGGGCCGGAAGCCGTCCGGATCGATCTCGTAGTCGGGCATCCGGTCCAACACGTCGGCGATCATCAGCTCGGACTCGATGCGGGCGATGCTCGAGCCGATGCAGCGGTGGCCGCCGAGGCCGAACGCGAGATGCTTGTTCTCGGGCCGGTCGATCACGACCCGATCGGCCTCGGGGAACGCATCGGGGTCGTGGTTCGCCGCGACCCACGAGATGAACACCACATCGCCCCGCTTGATCTGCCGACCACCGAGCTCGACGTCGCGGGTGGCGGTTCGCGTGAGCGATTCACTGGGGCTGTAGAAGCGGAGGAACTCCTCGACGGCGCCCGGGATCAGCGCGGGGTCCTCGATCAGCCGCCGTCGGTCGTCGGGATGGGTCCCGAGGTGGTGCAGACCCCAGCTCACGAGCGATGTGGTGGTGTCCAGGCCGCCGGCCACGAGGTTCCACAGGATCCCGGCGACCTCATCGTCGGTCAGCAGACGCCCGTCGATCTCGCTGGTGACGATGGCCGACGTGAGGTCGTCGCCCGGGTTCTCACGCCGATGCCGGGCGATCTCACCGAGCTCGCCGAACATGTCACCCACCCGCGCGATCGCCTGCTGGAACTCGTCGTCGCTCGGCTTGAACGACGACGTCGCGTGGAAGAAGTCCGCGTAGTACTTCCAGTTGGTGGACGGCATCCCCATCATCTCGAGGGTCATGACGCCCGGCACCGGCGACGCGTAGTCGTTCACGAGATCGCCGGAGCCGGCCTCGATCATCTCGTCGAGGAACCAGGCGGACACGTGGGCCAGCCGCTCACGCTTCGCCATCACGGCCTTGGTCACCATGTGCGGATTGATGACCCTCCGCAGGTCGGCGTGTTCGGGACCGTCGATCTCGGAGACACCCATGCGGGGGGTGCCCGCCTTGCGGGGAACGCCACAGATGCCGTGGTAGTCGATGCCGTCCGCGGCACCGAGCTCGTACTTGTGGGCGAACGTCTCGTTGTCCCGGGCGACCTCGGCGACCGACGCGTAGTCGGTCACCATCCAGAATCCCCCGTGGGCCTCGTTGAACACCACCGGGCAGCCGGCCCGCAGCTCGGCGTAGTGCTCGTGGCGGTTGCGGACCCAGTCCCGGTCGTGGTGGTCGACGTGGATCGTCTCGGTCATGCGTCCTCCTCGGTCTGCAGCGCGGCGAAGAACTCGAAATCGGCGGCGAGCGTCTCGGCCCGGTTCTCGACGAAACGCCAGGCTCGCGGATGGGTCAGGACCGTGCCCCGGTCGGCCTCGATGCCGGCGACGACATAGCGACCGACGTCCTCCTGCGCCATCGCGTGGGGCATCTGCCCCTTGCTCTCGGGGAACTCCTCGGGGCCGCCGAACCGCTCCGGTCGATTGCGCATCGACGTGGCCATCAGGTTCGAGTCGACCGTGCCGGGGCACAGACACGACACGCCGATCCCCTCCGCCGCCAGCTCGCCCCGCAGCGTGTCGGTGTAGCCGACGACAGCGTGCTTCGTCGTCGTGTAGAGCCCGAGCAGCGCGCCCGAGACCTCCTCGGGCCGCGAGGCCCAGAGACCCGCCATCGAGGCCGTGTTGACGACGTGTCCCCCACCCCCGTGCGCCCGGATCCGGGGAACGATCGTTGCGCACGATCGCACGATCGTCATCAGGTTGAACTCGATGACCCAACCCCACTCGGCCTCGGACGCGTCGAGGAGGCCGCCGATCTGCACGACGCCCACATTGTTCGACAGGATGTGGATCCCGCCGAACCGGCGCTCGGCCTCGTCCGCGAGCGCGGCCAGCGACGCCGCGTCCGTCGCGTCGACCGGCGCGGCGACGGCCTCCACGCCGAGCCCGGCCACCTCGTCCGCGACCGCCGACGCCGTGTCGATCTCGATGTCCGCGATGACACAGCGCACGCCGCGTGACGCGAGCCCGAGGGCGGTGCCGCGGCCGACGCCACCTCCTCCGCCGACGATGACGGCGACGTGCTCGGGACCGAGCTTCATGCGTCCGCCGGGGCCGGGCCGGCGGGCGTGACCTGCTCGCCGAGCCGCCGCCGCAGGTCCATCTCGAAGGCGGCGACCGTGTCGTTGGCGTGCTGCTCCCACAGTTCGGCGAGGCGGGGATGGCCGGCGTCGCGTTGCTCGTCCCACTCGTCGGCGAAGCGACCGGAGGTGATGTCCTCGAGGAGCTCCCCCATCCGGGCATGGAGGTCGATGTCGTCGAACGTGCCCCGCCGACTGAGCTGCCCGTACTGGCTCGTCGGCGAGTGGAATCCGAGTTGGCCGACGAACCCGAGCTTGCGCACGAGCGTGTAGCTCCGCTCGACCTCACCGCTCAGCATCAGCTCGGTGATGATCGCCTCGATCGGGATGTCGTTCTCCATCATGAGCCGGACGAACGCGTTGTTGACATGGGTGAGCGCGGGCGACAAGACCTGCTCGACGGCGAGGTCGAGCACGGCCTCCTGGCGGGGCGACATCTCCAGCCCGCCCTGTTTCAGCCCGCCGATGCCGTGGGCGACGGCGAGGGTCCGGGCGAGCGCGGTGCCGGTCCGGTCTTTGTGCACGCCCACCCCCGTGATGAACCCCCAGCCCTCCTCGTAGCAACTCCGCACTTCCGGGCCGAGCATGCGGGGCGCGACCATCGCCTGGTCGCCGGGCGGATCGAACCGGTCGAACGCGAGCGTGTAGCCGGACGCAACGATCGACAGGGCGTCGTCGCTCGGCGTGATCGGGAGTTCCGGGATCGCGTCGTCGGGCACGAGCAGGCAGAGCACGTCGGCGTCACTCGCGTCCTCCAGCTCGGCCGCGTCGAACCCGTCGTCGATCGCCTGCGCCCGCGATTCGTCGTTGCGGACGCAGACGGTCGGGGCGACACCGCTGTCGCGGAGGTTGAGCGCCCAACTGCGGCCCTGGTTGCCGTAGCCGACGACCGCGACGGTCTGATCGGCGAGTACGGCGAGGTCGGCATCGGCCTCGTAGTGGATCGTCGTCATGAACGTTTTCTAACATCCGTGTCATGTCTCCTCCCAACGGTCCGGTGAGTCGCCGGACGTTCCTCGCCGCGTCGGCCGGGATCGTGGTCGCGGCGTGCAGCGGCGACGACGCCGGCGACACGGCCGAGGCGACGACCACGACGACCGGATCGACGTCGACGTCGCCGCCGACAACGGCATCCACGACGACCACGACGGTGCCGGTTCCGGCGATGACCGGAGACCCCTTCACCCTCGGTGTGGCATCGGGTGACCCGCTGGCCGACGCCGTGGTGATCTGGACGCGCGTGGCGCCGGACCCGTTCGCCGACGATGCCGGCGTCGACGGCGACCAAGTGCCGGTCCAGTGGGCCGTGGCGACCGACGAAGCGTTCACCGAGATCATCGCCGACGGCACCTTCGTGACGACGGCGGCGCACGGTCACTCCGTGCATGTCGACGTCACCGATCTCGACCCGGCGACGAGCTATTGGTACCAGTTCGCCGTCGGCGACTGGGCGAGCCCGGTCGGGCGCACCCGGACGGCACCGGCGCCGGGCGCGCCGACCGAGCAACTGTCGTTCGCCGTCGCCAACTGCGCGGCGTATCTGTCCGGCTACTTCACCGCCTATGCGCATCTCGCCGAGGAGGAAGACCTCGACGCGGTCGTCTTCGTGGGCGACTACATCTACGAATTGGAGGGCGGCACCACCCGCAGCCACGGGCTCGACCTGAACCCGACGACCCTGGCGGAGTACCGGGCGTTCTATGTCGTGGCGAGGCTGGAGGAGCCGCTCGCCCTCGCCCACGCCAACCATCCGTGGATCGTGATGTGGGACGACCACGAGGTGGAGGACAACTACGCGGGCTGGAACCCCGGCGGCATCGGCTTGCTCGTCGACCCGAACGCGGCGGACACGTTCCGGGATCGCCGCACCGCTGCGTACCAGGCGTGGTGGGAGTTCATGCCGGTGCGCACCGGGCCGCCGATCGACGGCGTCCTGCAGGTGTACCGGGACTTCACGTTCGGCGACCTGGCGAAGCTGACGATGATCGACGACCGCCAGTACCGCTCCGCCATCGTGCAGGGCGACGGCGACGGCGACCTCCCCCGCCCGTTCGGCGGCGGGCCCCAACTCGAAGGCACGTTCGACGAGAGTCGCACCATGCTCGGCGAGGAGCAGGAGGCGTGGTTCGAGTCGTCGATCGTCCACGGAGCGACGTGGGCGCTCCTCGGACAGCAGACGATCATGGCCGAGGTCGACCGCGCCCCCGACGACCCGACGAGGGGCTTCTCGATGGACGCGTGGGACGGCTACGCCGCGCCTCGTGAACGTCTGCTCGGCTACGTCCACGATCAGGGGGTCGAGAACTTCGTCGTGCTCGGCGGCGACATCCACACGAGCGCCGTCGCCGACCTGCACGTGTCGTACCGGGAGCCCGGTTCGCCGATGGTCGGCACCGAATTCGTCGCACCCTCGATCACGAGCCTGGAGCTGTTGCTCCCGGAGTTCGTGGAGGGGTCACGGTCGAACCCGCACGTCCACCTCTACGAGAAGGAGCATCGCGGCTACCTGCGGGTCGACATGACCCACGAGGAGCTGCTCGCCCACTACCGCTGGGTGGACACCACGGCCGAGCCGACGTCGCCCATCTCGACCGCGTCGACGTGGCGCGTACGATCGGGCGAGGTCGGGGTCGAGGAGGTGACCGCGTGAACAAGGTCGAGGACTGGTTCACCATGCCGCCCTACGACGAGTGGCCGATCGCCCAGCCCTACCCGATGTGGGGGCGGGCCCGGCGGGAGTGCCCCGTGGTCGAGACACCCGGGAACGAGTGGGCGCCACTGCCGACGTACTCGACGACGAACTTCGCCGACGGTGATCGGGTGCTGCGCGACAGCGCCACGTTCTCCGCATCGATCAACGCCGAGTCGATGGCGCCCTACATGGGCGAGTTGATGCTCGGGATGGACGGCGAGGAGCATCGGCGGTACCGCAGCATCGTCGCCCAGGCGTTCAAGCGGTCGTCGATCGAACGCTGGAAGCCCGAGTTGATCGACGGCGTGCTCGCCCGCCTGCTCGACGACATCGCGCCGCGCGGCCGCGGCGACCTCGTCGCGCTCCTGACAGCGCGCTACCCGGTGCAGGTGATCTGCGGCATCGTCGGCGTGCCGATCGAGGACCACGAGCGCTTCGCGATGTGGGGCGAGCAGATCAGCGCGGGACCGCTCGAGCCCGAGACCGGACTCGCGGCGAGCGCGGCGATGATGGCGTACCTCGAGCCGCTCGTCGCGGCCCGGCGGGCCGAGCCGACGGGCGACCTGCTGAGCGAGCTCGTCCACGCCGAGGTGGACGGGGAGCAGCTCACCGACGGCAAGCTCTACGGCTTCCTGCGCCTTCTCCTCCCCGCCGGGGCCGAGACGACCTATCGCCTCTTCGGGTCGTGTCTGCTCGCGTTGCTCACCCACCCCGACGTGCTGAAGAGGGTGCGGGCGGACCGGTCGTTGATCATGCCGCTCATCGAGGAGACACTGCGCTGGGAGACCGCGGTCACGATGGTGAGCCGGCGCGCCACCACCGACACCGAGATCGGCGGATGCCCCGTGCCGGCCGGCTCGCCGGTCACCGTCTACAACGGCTCGGCCAACCACGACGAGCAACGTTGGGACGATCCCACGACGTGGGACATCGACCGGGAGCCGATGTCGCATCTCGCGTTCGGCACCGGCGCCCACCAGTGCCTCGGCATGCACCTCGCCCGCGTCGAGCTGGACGCGGGCATCAACGCCGTCCTCGACCGGCTTCCCGATCTCCGCCTCGACCGCGACGCCGACCCGCCTGTCGTCTCCGGCTACGCCTTCCGCTCGCCGCTCACCCTCCCCACCACCTGGACCACACCTTCTGGTGCCATACCTTCTGGTGTCTGACACCAGAAGGTATGGGGACCTCAGCTGCGAGGGAGGCCGAGGACGCGTTCGGCGATGATGTTGCGCTGGATCTCCGAACTCCCGGCGCTGATCGTCGAGCCGAACGTCGTGAAGTAGGCCTCCAGTGAGCCGACCGATCCGTGGCGGACCGTGGAGGTCAACAGCGAGTCCGGACCGGCCAACTCCGCGGCGACGCGGGCGAGGTCCTGGCGGATCTCGGTCGAGTACACCTTCATGAGCGCCTGCTCGGGGGCGGATCCAGTCTTCACGTAGCGGGCGAACCCGCGGTAGCCCAGGCAGCGCGACGCGACGGTGTCGACATAGAGACCGGCGATGTCGTCGGCGACGATCGCCTGCTCGGCCTCCGGGAGCGCCTCGAGCCGCGCCGGCGCCGTGTCGAGCAGTTCGCGCATCGACGACTCCATCCCCATCACCCCCATCAGCCAGACCATCGACCGCTCGTGGGCGAGTGAGCCGTTCGCCATCGCCCACCCGTTGTTCTCGTCGCCGACGAGATTGCTCGCGGGCAGGATCACGTCGTCGAGGAACACCTCGTTGAGGTCGGGATGCTCCGGCGACACGATCTCCTTGAGGGGCCGGACGGTGACGCCCGGCGTGTCCATCGGCATGAGGATGATCGAGATGCCCTTGTGCTTGGGCGCGTCCGGATCGGTGCGGCAGAAGAGGAAGCAGAAGTCGGCGAAGTTCGCACCGGACGTCCAGACCTTCTGCCCGTTGATCACATAGTTGTCGCCGTCGCGCACCGCTCGGGTCTTGAGGTTGGCGAGATCGCTCCCGGCATCGGGCTCGCTCATGCCGAGACAGGCCGACGTCTCGCCCCGCAGCAGCGGCATCGCGTACTGCTCGATCTGTTCGGGCGTGCCGAAGTCCAGCAGCGACGGCGCGATGATTCCGAGCCCCTGCGGGTTGGTGGTGCGGGGAATGTCGGCCTTGTTGAGTTCCTCGAGATAGACGAGCGTCTCGATCGGGCCGGCGTTGCGTCCACCGCGCTCCGGCGGCCAGCCGGGCACCAGCCAGCCGTCGTCGAACATGCGCTTGGTGAACGAGCGCGACCACTCCGGCACGTAGGCACTCGAGATCGGCGGGTCGGCCGCGATCTCCTCCGGCGTCGGCCGGTTGACGTCGAGCCACGCCAGGAACTCGGCGCGGAACGCCTCCACCTCGTCGTCGAACCGCAGCTTCATGCCGACGCCCCGAGGAGTCCGAGCCGCCCCGCGAGCTGGGCACGGTGATGGGTGCGTCCGCCGCACAGGACCTCGCCGGCCTTCGCCCGTTTGAGGAGGAAGTGCAGATCGTTCTCCCACGTGAAGCCGATGCCGCCGTGGAGTTGGAGGCCGTCCTCGGCGACGAGCTTCTGGCAGTCGCCGGCCGCGGCCTTGGCGACGTTGACCGCCTCCGCCCTCGCCTCGTCGTCCTCCGCGATCGCGAGCGCCGCGTAGTACCCGACAGCGTTGGCTCGCTCGACGGCCAGGAACATGTCCGCAAACCGGTGCTTGAGCGCCTGGAACGAGCCGATCACCTTGTCGTACTGCTCGCGCACCTTGGCGTATTCGAGGGTCACCTCGAATATCCGGCGGCACGCGCCGACCGTGTGGAGCGCCATGGCGACGGTCGCCTGTTCGATCACCCGGGTCAGCGCCTCGGTGGTGGCCGGACCCGGAGCAAGCAGCAACGTCGCGGGCGCGTCCTCGAACGCCACGTCGGCGAGACCGAGGCCCGGGTCGATCACGTCGGTGATCGTGACGGCGCTGTTCGCCGCATCGACGAGCCAGGCGCCGATGCCCGAGTCGGTCCGGGCGACGACGGCGAACCGGTCGGCGTGCGCACCCGCCAGCACGGC is a genomic window containing:
- a CDS encoding cytochrome P450; protein product: MTETIHVDHHDRDWVRNRHEHYAELRAGCPVVFNEAHGGFWMVTDYASVAEVARDNETFAHKYELGAADGIDYHGICGVPRKAGTPRMGVSEIDGPEHADLRRVINPHMVTKAVMAKRERLAHVSAWFLDEMIEAGSGDLVNDYASPVPGVMTLEMMGMPSTNWKYYADFFHATSSFKPSDDEFQQAIARVGDMFGELGEIARHRRENPGDDLTSAIVTSEIDGRLLTDDEVAGILWNLVAGGLDTTTSLVSWGLHHLGTHPDDRRRLIEDPALIPGAVEEFLRFYSPSESLTRTATRDVELGGRQIKRGDVVFISWVAANHDPDAFPEADRVVIDRPENKHLAFGLGGHRCIGSSIARIESELMIADVLDRMPDYEIDPDGFRPYPGNLLMTGVVTMPVIFTPAGRSGVASPF
- a CDS encoding SDR family NAD(P)-dependent oxidoreductase; translation: MKLGPEHVAVIVGGGGGVGRGTALGLASRGVRCVIADIEIDTASAVADEVAGLGVEAVAAPVDATDAASLAALADEAERRFGGIHILSNNVGVVQIGGLLDASEAEWGWVIEFNLMTIVRSCATIVPRIRAHGGGGHVVNTASMAGLWASRPEEVSGALLGLYTTTKHAVVGYTDTLRGELAAEGIGVSCLCPGTVDSNLMATSMRNRPERFGGPEEFPESKGQMPHAMAQEDVGRYVVAGIEADRGTVLTHPRAWRFVENRAETLAADFEFFAALQTEEDA
- a CDS encoding alkaline phosphatase D family protein, with amino-acid sequence MSPPNGPVSRRTFLAASAGIVVAACSGDDAGDTAEATTTTTGSTSTSPPTTASTTTTTVPVPAMTGDPFTLGVASGDPLADAVVIWTRVAPDPFADDAGVDGDQVPVQWAVATDEAFTEIIADGTFVTTAAHGHSVHVDVTDLDPATSYWYQFAVGDWASPVGRTRTAPAPGAPTEQLSFAVANCAAYLSGYFTAYAHLAEEEDLDAVVFVGDYIYELEGGTTRSHGLDLNPTTLAEYRAFYVVARLEEPLALAHANHPWIVMWDDHEVEDNYAGWNPGGIGLLVDPNAADTFRDRRTAAYQAWWEFMPVRTGPPIDGVLQVYRDFTFGDLAKLTMIDDRQYRSAIVQGDGDGDLPRPFGGGPQLEGTFDESRTMLGEEQEAWFESSIVHGATWALLGQQTIMAEVDRAPDDPTRGFSMDAWDGYAAPRERLLGYVHDQGVENFVVLGGDIHTSAVADLHVSYREPGSPMVGTEFVAPSITSLELLLPEFVEGSRSNPHVHLYEKEHRGYLRVDMTHEELLAHYRWVDTTAEPTSPISTASTWRVRSGEVGVEEVTA
- a CDS encoding cytochrome P450 yields the protein MNKVEDWFTMPPYDEWPIAQPYPMWGRARRECPVVETPGNEWAPLPTYSTTNFADGDRVLRDSATFSASINAESMAPYMGELMLGMDGEEHRRYRSIVAQAFKRSSIERWKPELIDGVLARLLDDIAPRGRGDLVALLTARYPVQVICGIVGVPIEDHERFAMWGEQISAGPLEPETGLAASAAMMAYLEPLVAARRAEPTGDLLSELVHAEVDGEQLTDGKLYGFLRLLLPAGAETTYRLFGSCLLALLTHPDVLKRVRADRSLIMPLIEETLRWETAVTMVSRRATTDTEIGGCPVPAGSPVTVYNGSANHDEQRWDDPTTWDIDREPMSHLAFGTGAHQCLGMHLARVELDAGINAVLDRLPDLRLDRDADPPVVSGYAFRSPLTLPTTWTTPSGAIPSGV
- a CDS encoding acyl-CoA dehydrogenase family protein, whose product is MKLRFDDEVEAFRAEFLAWLDVNRPTPEEIAADPPISSAYVPEWSRSFTKRMFDDGWLVPGWPPERGGRNAGPIETLVYLEELNKADIPRTTNPQGLGIIAPSLLDFGTPEQIEQYAMPLLRGETSACLGMSEPDAGSDLANLKTRAVRDGDNYVINGQKVWTSGANFADFCFLFCRTDPDAPKHKGISIILMPMDTPGVTVRPLKEIVSPEHPDLNEVFLDDVILPASNLVGDENNGWAMANGSLAHERSMVWLMGVMGMESSMRELLDTAPARLEALPEAEQAIVADDIAGLYVDTVASRCLGYRGFARYVKTGSAPEQALMKVYSTEIRQDLARVAAELAGPDSLLTSTVRHGSVGSLEAYFTTFGSTISAGSSEIQRNIIAERVLGLPRS